CCATTGTCCAAAGGTGGTGGACTATTCTGATTGGGCACTCCGCCGTGGAGCACAGAGGTTCCGATACCTCTGTTACCTAATATAAGGCTGTATATTGACCCGAtgcgcccccccctctctctctcactctctctctctctctctctctctctctctctctctctctctctctctctctctctctctctctctctctctctctctctctctctctctctctctctctctcgctgcagCTGTTGCGGCAGCAGTGTAAGCAGCAGACTCAGCTGCAGCAGTGGAGGCAGCAGACGCAGCTGCAGCAGTGTAAGCAGCAGACGCAGCTGCAGCAGTGGAGGCAGCAGACGCAGCTGCAGCAGTGTAGGCAGCAGACGCAGCTGCAGCAGTGGAGGCAGCAGACGCAGCTGCAGCAGTGTAGGCAGCAGACGCAGCTGCATCAGTGTAGGCAGCAGACGCAGCTGCAGCAGTGTAAGCAGCAGACTCAGCTGCAGCAGTGGAGGCAGCAGACGCAGCTGCAGCAGTGTAAGCAGCAGACGCAGCTGCAGCAGTGGAGGCAGCAGACGCAGCTGCAGCAGTGTAGGCAGCAGACGCAGCTGCAGCAGTGGAGGCAGCAGACGCAGCTGCAGCAGTGTAGGCAGCAGACGCAGCTGCATCAGTGTAGGCAGCAGACGCAGCTGCAGCAGTGTAAGCAGCAGACGCAGCTGCAGTAGTGGAGGCAGCAGACGCAGCTGCATCAGTGTAGACAGCAGACGCAGCTGCAGCAGTGGAGGCAGCAGACGCAGCTGCAGCAGTGTAAGCAGCAGACTCAGCTGCAGCAGTGGAGGCAGCAGACGCAGCTGCAGCAGTGTAAGCAGCAGACGCAGCTGCAGCAGTGGAGGCAGCAGACGCAGCTGCAGCAGTGTAGGCAGCAGACGCAGCTGCAGCAGTGGAGGCAGCAGACGCAGCTGCAGCAGTGTAGGCAGCAGACGCAGCTGCATCAGTGTAGGCAGCAGACGCAGCTGCATCAGTGTAAGCAGCAGACGCAGCTGCAGTAGTGGAGGCAGCAGACGCAGCTGCATCAGTGTAGACAGCAGACGCAGCTGCAGCAGTGGAGGCAGCAGACGCAGCTGCAGCAGTGGAGGCAGCAGACGCAGCTGCATCAGTGTAGGCAGCAGACGCAGCTGCAGCAGTGGAGGCAGCAGACGCAGCTGCAGCAGTGGAGGCAGCAGACGCAGCAGACGCAGCTGCAGCAGTGGAGGCAGCagacgcagcagcagcagtgtaggCAGCAGACGCAGCTGCAGTAGTGTAGGCAGCAGACGCAGCTGCAGCAGTGGAGGCAACAGACGCAGCTGCATCAGTGTAGGCAGCAGACGCAGCTGCAGCAGTGGAGGCAGCAGACGCAGCTGCAGCAGTGGAGGCAGCAGACGCAGCTGCAGCAGTGGAGGCAGCagacgcagcagcagcagtgtaggCAGCAGACGCAGCTGCAGTAGTGGAGGCAGCAGACGCAGCTGCAGCAGTGTAAGCAGCAGACGCAGCTGCAGCAGTGTAAGCAGCAGACGCCGCAGCAGCAGTGTAAGCAGCAGACGCAGCTGCATCAGTGTTGACAGCAGACGCAGCTGCAGCAGTGTAAGCAGCAGACGCAGCTGCAGCAGTGTAGGCAGCAGACGCAGCTGCAGCAGTGTAAGCAGCAGACGCAGCTGCAGTAGTGGAGGCAGCAGACGCAGCTGCATCAGTGTAGACAGCagacgcagcagcagcagtggaggcaGCAGACGCAGCTACAGCAGTGTAAGCAGCagacgcagcagcagcagtgtaggCAGCAGACGCAGCTGCAGCAGTGTAGGCAGCAGACGCAGCTGCAGTAGTGGAGGCAGCAGACGCAGCTGCAGCAGTGTAAGCAGCAGACGCAGCTGCAGCAGTGTAAGCAGCAGACGCAGCTGCAGTAGTGGAGGCAGCAGACGCAGCTGCATCAGTGTAGACAGCagacgcagcagcagcagtgtaagCAGCAGACGCAGCTGCAGCAGTGGAGGCAGCAGACGCAGCTGCAGCAGTAGAGGCAGGagacgcagcagcagcagtgtaggcagcagacgcagcagcagcagtgtaggCAGCAGACGCAGCTGCAGCAGTGTAGACAGCAGACGCAGCTGCAGCAGTGTAAGCAGCAGACGCAGCTGCAGTAGTGGAGGCAGCAGACGCAGCTGCATCAGTGTAGACAGCagacgcagcagcagcagtgtaagCAGCAGACGCAGCTGCAGCAGTAGAGGCAGGagacgcagcagcagcagtggaggcaGCAGactcagcagcagtagcagtgtaGGCAGCAGACGCAGCTGCAGCAGTGTAGGCACCAGACTCAGCTGCAGTAGTGGAGACAGCagacgcagcagcagcagtgtaagCAGCAGACGAAGCTGGAGCAATGGAGGCAGGAGACGTAACTGCATTAGTAGAGGCAGCAGCACTCAGCAGCAGACTCAGCAGCAGTGTAGATAGCAGATGCAGCTGCAGCAGTGTAGACAGCAGACGCAGCTGCAGCAGTAGAGGCAGGAGACGCAGCAGCAGAGTCAGCAGCACTCAGCAGCAGTGCAGCTCACACAGTGATGAACCATGTAAGATAATCTCTAAAACTTTTATAAAAGTTTTAAGTGATTCCAACAGCTCAGGATTGAACTTTGACTTATGAAGAGCTCTGGCCTGACCTTTGACCTCTGTGGCAACGTATGAAGGCGTGACCTTTGAGGACACGAGCGGCAGCTGCTGTCGTAAGACCATTACAACCAATCTTCAAGGGAACAGAATAGGGGCGCCTGAAATATCCAGAATCTAATTACGTGATTGGAAAGGTTTTCAGGTTCTTGGTCTTCATATCTGCTTACGTTTATTCAGTCTTTTGTCTATTCATCGCGATCTTAACTCACAGACGATGCGAGGATTTGTTGGATGATGAAGATGGTGTTGATCTACGACGATCGCGGGATCGATCGCGCCCCGGCGTACACTTGaagggttaatcgcgaagcctAATGGTGAAATGAATGTCCCCTTTCAGGCGGAAACTAATGTGCCTCGCGGCTAATAAACTTAGGGACGGGCAGATGATTGGGTCGCCCCCAGGAGTTCCTCAGGGTCCCCCacccacagagaacactgggggagCAAACCCCAACACTCGATCCCCAACTAAAACGCCCCCAAAAAGTCCTCCAGTGCCGTCTGGCAGAGCAGCAGCCGACCGCTCACCACGACTGGCTTCTGATCTGGTCCGCCATCTTGGATCACCGGTGTTTACTGGTTcggaaatgttaaagattaatttaCTTCACAGAACTTCTCACAGACTTCCTTCGGATGCGGAAACGTCTTGAGGAATTATACGGAAGATTATTTATGTGGTCAGATATTGAGACTTTCCACTCGCAACACAGATATGAAGTCCCTTAGTGAATGACTTCACAGTctgtccacccccacacacttggacggtcggggattgaacgccgaccttcaggaagcgagaccgtcgctctaccgtccacccccaagTGGCTGGCTTGGACGGGCGTCAGAACATGTGTGTATGTGCTCGTTACAAATTATTGGAACTTTGAGCACACAAGTTGTGCTAAAAACAAGAGGCTTTCAAAAAAAAGTTTTCTCATCGGTATTGCGCCTATATCCAACTGTCTCGTTATTTTAAATCTTTTGAGATGTTTGAATATACACAGCTCGCATCTCTCTCTCATTTCCCAGGCACCCGAGTTGTTCCACATCCTGGGGCTGTTGGCTAGTTATGGATTCTCAAGTCGACGTCCAATCAGACGTCAGCATCGCCTTACATCTCTCAATGTTTTGAGTCAAATAGTCTTGATTAACGATTCATACTTTTTCCCCCTTGTTCGTTTCACAGTAATTCTGGAGAGACAAAAACACAAATATTCAAAAGGGAACGTTTAGGCAACTCTACGGGAGTATTACACCTTTTTCTTAGAAAACGGGAAACTATAGATATGATAGATAACTAATCGAACATGTAATATAAGGAACTGATTATCTGAGGGGCCCCTATTGCCCCCTGATGCAAGTGTGCaagaatatttataaacaaaaaaaattaggTTGTAGGCCCATTGACACTATTTAAAACTCAAGAGCAGCCAGTTTCCAATTTCAACGCCTCAGtggggagatccagagaggaaacatTGGCTGTAACCTCGGTTCCTGCCGGGAATCGTtccaaaagagagagaaagagagagagagagagagagagagagagagagagagagagagagagagagagagagagagagacagagacagagacagagacagagacagagagagagagagagagagagagagagagagagagagagagagacagagacagagacagagacagagacagagagagagagagagagagagagagaaagagagagagagagagagagagagagagagagagagagagagagagagagagagagagagagagagagagagagagagagagagagagagagagagagagagagagagaaagagagagagagactcaactTTTCACTATTCAATGTCCTATTACATAAGTGCAAGCCCCCATTACATGATGGACCCCATTACATGATGGACCCCATTACATGATGGACCCCATTACATGATGGACCCCATTTCACGCGCGTTTCACCACCCAGTTCAACACTTGGAACACTAAACTaaatcatgtttttttcctgttccTTGCCGTGGGAGAGAGCGGTGATCCTAGCTTAAGACCTGTCAGTGCTGACGGAAGCTGACTCTCGCTCGCTGACAGCTGACGTATGACCTCATTCATCAGTGATGTCAGGCGGAGCAGGAGGGTGCCAGGGGTGTAGGAGGGTGTAGGAGGGTGCCAGGGGTGTAGGAGGGTTTATCAGGGTGCCAGGGGTGTAGGAATGTGCCTAGGGTGTAGGGGGGTGccaggggtgtaggagagtgtatCAGGGTGCCAGGGGTGTAGAAATGTGTCTAGGGTGTAGGGGGGTACCAGGGGTGTAGGAATGTGTCTAGGGTGTAGGGGGGGGTGccaggggtgtaggagagtgtatCAGGGTGCCAGGGGTGTAGGAATGTGTCTAGGGTGTAGGGGGGTGCCAGAGGTGTAGGAGAATGTATCAGGGTGCCAGGGGTGTAGGAATGTGTCTAGGGTGTAGGGGGGGTGCCTGTGGTGTAGGAGAGTGTATCAGGGTGCCAGGGGTGTAGGAATGTGTCTAGGGTGTAGGAGGGCGTAGGAGGGTGCCAGGGGTGTAGGAAGGTGTCTAGGGTGTAGGAGGGTGCCAGGGGTGTAGGAGGGTGCCAGGGGTGTAGGAAGGTGTCTAGGGTGTAGGAGGGTGCCAGGGGTGTAGGAGGGTGCCAGGGGTGTATGAAGGTGTCTAGGGTGTAGGAGGGTGCCAGGGGTGTAGGAGGGTGCCAGGGGTGTAGGAAGGTGTCTAGGGTGAAGGAGGGTGCCAGGGGTGTAGGAGGGTGCCAGGGGTGTAGGGGGGTGCCAGGGGTGTAAGGGGGTGCCAGGGGTGTAGGAGGGTGCCAGGGGTGTAGGGGGGTGCCAGGGGTGTAGGAGGGTGCCAGGGGTGTAGGGGGGTGCCAGGGGTGTAGGATGAAGCGCTAGGGAGCGCCAGGGACCATCAACTGCCCTCCTGGATATAACCACAACAGCTAACTCCCGGGGCACCtattgctagatgaacagaggcaccaggtgaaagataacgtgcccaaccgtttctgtcctgcccgggaatTGTGAGCTGAGGGCGTTATCAGCTGTGCCTGTGCTATTGTATTAATGCAGCTGACCAAGTTGCGTCAGCAGGCTTTGCAATCTCCGTTTCTCGAGTACTGTTGCAATGTTGCCAGGCTCCGTCTGCAATGTGAATTACGATGACACAGTGCAGGGGAGAGGTGGTCGGGGCTCCTGGTGATTTGTAAACCCAGGCAGGACGTCTGTGGAGGTGGCTTGGGGGGCCGGCGGTGGCTCAGCCCCTCGCTACCTTCTgggacaacctgtcctcctacagagaacgtcgcatttcgtacGTAGGCGTTGCATAAGGACAGAAATTGTCCTTGAAAATCTAACCGGTTCCCGACAGtatcgtactgtcccgttttatgTTTTTTTGGGGTCTTCTGGTAGGGTAGGGGAGACCACTTTATAttggccgttttcttgacgttgggagttTTTGAGGAAttatcttaggaggacgggctgtcctGACTCCTCTCTCTGATACCCCCATGATGGGGCTCCGGTGAGTCCCTCACTCACGCGTGAATGAAGCCCATATCCTCACCTACCTATTTTCTCCCTCCTGTAAAATACTCccattctccctctctcttgttctctcccgGCCATCTCGTAAAGTCTTTCTCCATCCTCCTACAGCCCTACCACTCTCCTCTTCTGCCAGTCTATCTCCCTCTCCTGTGTTCCTAtcactctctccatctcccccactcttcctaTCACCCTCAAGGAGGTACTAAGGGCCGGAGTTCGTAACTCTGTAGTACACAATTTCTCCTCAAAGGAAACAATTATTTCTTTTCTCTGTCACAATTATTCACAATTATTTAAGTTTCTCTGAAGTTTGAGAAGTTGTGAGACAAAACGTGAGACTGTTAttggtgagtgagagagagtgttggTTAGAGAAAGATGTTTAGTTTCTGTTGCTTAGATTCCCCATGGATCATGAACCATGGATccatgaaccatggattcttctgttgtttttcattttttttctacttttgtgccgagttaaacctgtctgcagcttcctggcactcctgggtgacgtagtccatcatatcctgtacggtCTTTTCTCGGAgttcatggtattcccattaggaatttTCTGACCTGATCACAATTTCGTCTTCGGTAAGTCAGACATTTTCTTtctgatcccatccttggataggttatcaatACCTCcctcagatactcaaatgtcagtatgttgtggtcactcattcccctgGGGACTTCTAATTTGACTTCTCTTGCGTCTGACTCATTTAAGGTGTAtaagtcgagtctcgctggttcgtcgttgtCTCTCATTCCTGTGGGTCCCTTGACATAGTGACTCGGGaagttgccatatatatatatagcgtatATATATGACacgtccaagagtttagctctccatgtatctgcgcctccatgtggttctcatttctcccagtctatctttccgtggTTGAAGTCGCCCATTATtgagagtctggatccattcctgcaggcaactgaagctgctctctctctgttatattaatggttgccatgttcctGTCGAACACTTgtcagggtcttctgtcatttagtgaaggtataaaattactgcaactatTATCTTATGTTCCCCTATTGTTACAGTTACTGTTATGAAGTCTCTTAACCCTTCACATCCCAGGATATCCATCTCTTTGAAAGTCCAATCCTtctttatcagcagggccactcctcctcctcctctcccttccctctctttctttactataTAGCAATCCTGCGGAAACAATGTGTTTTTTATGATGCCTGACAATTTCGTTTCTGCGAGTGCAATTACATCTGAGGAGTTTCTTCTTTTTGCTCTATCGGCCAGTTCATTTGCTTTACTTGCAattccatcaatgtttgagtacattaccgtgacgctcactttcctatgtccattatcacacatcacACACTGGcgcaggaagctgttccatgggcaggGCTATTTGGGTAGGCTaatcctcctgtggggtagttaccagggggtttggagggaggtggggtgggggatagATGGCTCATCGTGTTGGTGAGAGACAGACGATTTTGGAGAGACAGATTGACGGTAACCGGTTCCAGGAACCAGTAACCGGTTCCAGGAACCAGTAACCTGTTCCAGGCACCAGTAACCGGTTCCAGGCACCAGTAACCGGTTCCAGGCACCAGTAACCGGTTCCAGGAACTAGTAACCGGTTCCAGGAACCAGTAACCGGTTCCAGGAACCAGTAACCGGTTCCAGGCACCAGTAACCGGTTCCAGGCACCAGTAACCGGTTCCAGGAACCAGTAACCGGTTCCAGGAACCAGTAACCGGTTCCAGGCACCAGTAACCGGTTCCAGGCACCAGTAACCGGTTCCAGGCACCAGTAACCGGACACAGGCACCATAAATCCTCACTGTAATCCTCACGGAGCACTAACTCATCCCTTCCTCACATCTTCCCTTCTCATAACCAAATATTTCCCGGTAGCCTCTCGTAATCCGGACAGTTATTCCGGTAACCGGCCGGGAGAGGCCCGGGCGCGCCAGGCTCTCAATATCCGGATATGATGATGATAAGACTCTGAGGGACGAGGAAATGTCGGATATCTCGGGTGTTTCATTCTTATTAGAATGACAcgagtggatatatatatatatatatatatatatatatatatatatatatatatatatatatatatatatatatatatatatatatatatatgctaattaCACAGTATACGACACAGTGGTGGTAATTACAACTGAGAGAATTCTCTTACGGTGGTAGTAAGTTTATGAGTGAGATATGTacagttatctctctctctctctctctctctctctctctctctctctgtctctctctctctctctctctctctctctctctctctctctctctctctctctctctctctctctctctctctctctctctctctctctctctctctctctctctctcgccagtATCAATAACCTAACCTCATCACTATGCCGCCCACAACCTCTTTCtcaacactccaccacccaccctccaccctctcccACGTCCACCCTCTCCCACGTCCACCCTCTCCCACGTCCACCCTCTCCCACGTCCACCCTCTCCCTCGTCCAAACTCTCCCACGTCCACCCTCTCCCACGTCCACCCTCTCCCTCGTCCACCCTCTCCCACGTCCACCCTCTCCCACGTCCACCCTCTCCCACGTCCACCCTCTCCCTCGTCCAAACTCTCCCACGTCCACCCTCTCCCACGTCCACCCTCTCCCACGTCCACCCTCTCCCACGTCCACCCTCTCCCTCGTCCAAACTCTCCCACGTCCAAACTCTTCCACGTCCNNNNNNNNNNNNNNNNNNNNNNNNNNNNNNNNNNNNNNNNNNNNNNNNNNNNNNNNNNNNNNNNNNNNNNNNNNNNNNNNNNNNNNNNNNNNNNNNNNNNNNNNNNNNNNNNNNNNNNNNNNNNNNNNNNNNNNNNNNNNNNNNNNNNNNNNNNNNNNNNNNNNNNNNNNNNNNNNNNNNNNNNNNNNNNNNNNNNNNNNNNNNNNNNNNNNNNNNNNNNNNNNNNNNNNNNNNNNNNNNNNNNNNNNNNNNNNNNNNNNNNNNNNNNNNNNNNNNNNNNNNNNNNNNNNNNNNNNNNNNNNNNNNNNNNNNNNNNNNNNNNNNNNNNNNNNNNNNNNNNNNNNNNNNNNNNNNNNNNNNNNNNNNNNNNNNNNNNNNNNNNNNNNNNNNNNNNNNNNNNNNNNNNNNNNNNNNNNNNNNNNNNNNNNNNNNNNNNNNNNNNNNNNNNNNNNNNNNNNNNNNNNNNNNNNNNNNNNNNNNNNNNNNNNNNNNNNNNNNNNtctccctccctccctcccctctcccctctctccctccctctctccctccctccctctctccctctctcccacaccctctctcaccctccctccctctctctcaccctccctccctctctctccctccctctctctctctctctctctctctctctctctctctctctctctctctctctctctctctctctctctctctctctctctctctctctctctctctctctctctctctctctctctctctctctctctccctctctcccacaccctctccctctctcccacaccctctccctccctccctctct
This genomic stretch from Procambarus clarkii isolate CNS0578487 chromosome 22, FALCON_Pclarkii_2.0, whole genome shotgun sequence harbors:
- the LOC138367562 gene encoding pneumococcal serine-rich repeat protein-like; translated protein: MVLRQQLPLVSSKVTPSYVATEVKGQARALHKSKFNPELLESLKTFIKVLEIILHGSSLSSSAAYTAAAASAVSTTAAESGAYTAAAASAAYTATAAESAASTAAAASPASTAAAASAAYTAAAASAVYTDAAASAASTTAAASAAYTAAAASAVYTAAAASAAYTAAAASAAYTAAAASPASTAAAASAASTAAAASAAYTAAAASAVYTDAAASAASTTAAASAAYTAAAASAAYTAAAASAASTTAAASAAYTAAAASAAYTAAAASAAYTAVAASAASTAAAASAVYTDAAASAASTTAAASAAYTAAAASAAYTAAAASAAYTAAAASAVNTDAAASAAYTAAAASAAYTAAAASAAYTAAAASAASTTAAASAAYTAAAASAASTAAAASAASTAAAASAASTAAAASAAYTDAAASVASTAAAASAAYTTAAASAAYTAAAASAASTAAAASAASAASTAAAASAASTAAAASAAYTDAAASAASTAAAASAASTAAAASAVYTDAAASAASTTAAASAAYTDAAASAAYTDAAASAAYTAAAASAASTAAAASAAYTAAAASAASTAAAASAAYTAAAASAASTAAAESAAYTAAAASAASTAAAASAVYTDAAASAASTTAAASAAYTAAAASAAYTDAAASAAYTAAAASAASTAAAASAAYTAAAASAASTAAAASAAYTAAAASAASTAAAESAAYTAAAASAAYTDAAASAAYTAAAASAASTAAAASAAYTAAAASAASTAAAASAAYTAAAASAASTAAAESAAYTAAATAAVIASLESLMRPGHTSITDGDEDDDNDDDDDDDDDDDDDDDDDDDDDDDDDDDDDDDDDDDDDDDKDDDTSLVDYAAPMLTLVPERMLEGLEKDAKRIHEDYPRMSPVQFIND